A window of the Nitrospira sp. genome harbors these coding sequences:
- a CDS encoding DedA family protein, whose product METMLAWVHNYEYPAIVLLLMLGIVGLPIPDETLLLFVGYLSFKGELSTALSLSAAVVGSACGITISYGLGHLLGARVPTTVGPWLHIDHTSFRTAQQWVSQWGKYGLLVAYFVPGLRHLGALMLGASGLRYPTFAIFAYSGAILWSATFITAGYLLGEEWVTSSTTLHQMFRWIGMGALMIVVGLIMVMRLRRSSGRSEKFD is encoded by the coding sequence ATGGAGACAATGCTAGCTTGGGTTCACAACTATGAATACCCTGCCATTGTCCTCCTCCTCATGCTAGGGATTGTCGGCCTCCCAATCCCCGATGAAACGCTGCTGCTCTTTGTCGGCTATTTGAGTTTTAAAGGTGAATTGTCGACAGCGCTCTCACTGTCAGCCGCTGTGGTGGGCAGCGCCTGTGGGATCACGATCAGTTACGGCCTGGGTCATCTCTTGGGGGCACGCGTCCCCACGACAGTAGGGCCATGGCTCCATATCGACCACACCAGCTTTCGTACTGCGCAGCAGTGGGTCAGCCAATGGGGAAAGTATGGACTCCTTGTTGCCTACTTTGTACCGGGTCTGCGGCATCTGGGCGCACTGATGTTAGGTGCATCCGGACTTCGATATCCCACCTTTGCGATTTTTGCCTACAGCGGCGCGATCCTTTGGTCCGCCACGTTTATCACGGCGGGCTATCTGCTTGGTGAGGAATGGGTGACCTCTTCCACAACCCTTCACCAGATGTTCAGATGGATCGGCATGGGAGCCCTGATGATCGTGGTGGGGCTAATCATGGTGATGAGGCTTCGGCGTTCGTCGGGTAGGTCAGAGAAATTCGACTGA
- the istA gene encoding IS21 family transposase, whose translation MVDQERWAEIRRLRHEERGSISGIARRLDLDRKTVRRSLQQTTWQPYRRAAMTETLLTAHADFVRTRASQVNYSARILYQELRASHEYIGSYETVKRGVAPLREGQLQAERALLRFETPPGQQSQIDWGQATVPFRAGPTVVHVFVLTLGFSRRGFYYACADERLAQFLEAHERAFAHFGGHTREHLYDRPRTVCYADETGRRLWNPTFKAFADYWGFEPRVCRPYRAQTKGKVESGVKYLKRNFLPGRTFVDLVDFQTQLDEWTATIADRRIHGTTHEEPLVRFARERNHLVPLADQRAFQQEARVSRIVAEDYLVSLATNRYSVPFRLIGQRVEVQRRGDTVHIFHRDQEIATHPVLPGQHQFRIQPEHGPGASARLARHRRSTVSDRSPRPDALPEVEVRDLAWYEAVCERTASQEGRP comes from the coding sequence ATGGTGGATCAAGAGCGGTGGGCGGAGATTCGACGGTTGCGTCATGAAGAGCGGGGATCCATTTCAGGGATTGCGCGGCGGTTGGACCTGGATCGGAAGACCGTGCGGCGCAGTCTGCAGCAGACGACGTGGCAACCCTATCGCCGAGCGGCGATGACGGAGACGCTGCTGACCGCCCATGCCGACTTTGTGCGGACCCGTGCGTCGCAGGTTAATTATTCGGCGCGGATTCTCTATCAGGAACTGCGAGCGAGCCACGAGTACATCGGCAGTTATGAGACGGTGAAGCGAGGGGTGGCGCCGCTGCGTGAGGGTCAGCTGCAGGCGGAGCGGGCCCTCCTCCGCTTTGAGACACCGCCGGGCCAGCAGAGTCAGATTGATTGGGGCCAAGCCACCGTGCCCTTCCGCGCCGGCCCGACGGTGGTGCACGTGTTCGTGTTGACGTTGGGGTTCAGCCGACGTGGGTTCTATTACGCCTGTGCCGATGAGCGGCTGGCGCAGTTTCTCGAGGCCCATGAACGGGCTTTTGCGCATTTCGGTGGCCACACGCGAGAGCATCTGTATGACCGACCGCGAACCGTCTGTTATGCGGATGAGACGGGGCGGCGGCTCTGGAATCCCACCTTCAAAGCCTTCGCCGACTATTGGGGCTTTGAGCCGCGCGTGTGTCGGCCCTATCGGGCCCAGACCAAGGGTAAGGTCGAATCCGGCGTGAAATATCTGAAACGGAACTTTCTGCCGGGACGAACGTTTGTCGATCTGGTGGACTTTCAAACCCAACTTGACGAATGGACCGCGACAATTGCCGACCGCCGCATCCATGGCACGACGCATGAGGAGCCACTCGTCCGGTTTGCGCGAGAACGCAACCACCTGGTCCCGCTGGCGGACCAGCGCGCCTTCCAGCAGGAGGCGCGCGTCTCACGGATCGTGGCCGAGGACTATTTGGTCAGCCTGGCGACGAACCGCTACTCCGTGCCCTTCCGGCTCATTGGTCAGCGGGTTGAAGTGCAACGACGGGGGGACACGGTCCACATCTTTCACCGTGACCAAGAGATCGCGACGCACCCGGTGCTCCCGGGCCAGCACCAATTCCGAATCCAGCCCGAGCACGGCCCTGGAGCCAGTGCGCGTCTCGCCCGCCACCGTCGGTCCACGGTGAGCGATCGGTCCCCTCGCCCCGATGCCTTGCCGGAGGTCGAAGTGCGGGATCTGGCCTGGTACGAGGCGGTGTGTGAGCGCACGGCGTCGCAGGAGGGGCGGCCATGA
- a CDS encoding response regulator produces the protein MIGYGKRLLLIHDPETTLLPLDAILAQEGFVVVQVPDGIHALYEMQFRHFDAVVIDSHVPDLHGLDLLKQSRATWPEPPIILFTEVDWDMYDLAQALRAFAWVRKSSDTDILLSMLSLAMTQRVERESVRAVVCEFM, from the coding sequence ATGATCGGCTATGGGAAACGTTTGCTACTCATCCATGATCCCGAGACAACGCTACTGCCTCTCGACGCAATACTAGCGCAGGAGGGATTTGTCGTTGTGCAGGTGCCTGATGGGATTCACGCACTATACGAGATGCAGTTTCGCCACTTTGATGCAGTCGTCATCGACTCGCACGTTCCTGATCTTCATGGGCTCGATCTCCTGAAGCAATCTCGAGCGACCTGGCCCGAGCCACCGATCATTCTATTCACGGAAGTCGACTGGGATATGTACGACCTGGCGCAGGCACTGAGAGCTTTTGCCTGGGTTCGAAAGTCGTCTGACACGGACATCCTGTTGAGCATGCTGAGCTTGGCCATGACTCAGAGAGTGGAACGGGAATCCGTGCGGGCAGTGGTGTGTGAATTCATGTGA
- a CDS encoding PAS domain-containing protein, translated as MFERLIQVSLEKKLAVGLGAAFILLLGIGIVSYRSAADLIDHESRVVQTHEIRETIEQLLLLLEDLESRQLIDLLTGERQYLQSSREKRQTIEAVLRTLAAQTLDSQVQREHVLTLHRLIDLRLTQSRTVIDLRDVDKIDIHEMKAHLDAGTETMNKIKVVLGKMREQEQMLLAGWSKHTDSAAAFTLSLIFGGTLLTIVLAGGGGLVIFYDLAKRRQAETAVMVGHARQALILRSLPIVMYSARPSGDYGALWVSENSETVTGYPPNSFVDNSSLWASRLHPDDQEKTLAEFNNLSQTGALATEYRWQTYDGQYRWFRDQAVLIRRSDGTSQELVGLFADITAQRQTDELIRRQADIINQIQETVITVDMNGYVTSWNHGAERLLGYTVYEALGKHISFVYPMEDSDFLERDVLTPVKAKGTHQVEIRRRTKSGALRVAHLSLVLLRNDSGAPIGIVGCSMDITDRKRGEEALLNSRNQLAALAVRLESVREEERGRIALEAHDVLGQALTGLKLDVSWVYKQIMESNGSFEPSAVLSRLASSLELVDSTIQSVREIATTLRPGVLDQLGLEAAVEWQAREFRHRTGIACTTSISPDRIGVGDQQSTALFRILQEVLTNVARHAHASNVDIRLEETRDHVIMQIRDNGQGITPDEKSGPKAFGLLGMRLRAKQQGGAFDIQGRPGIGTTVTVRMPRSPTSDD; from the coding sequence ATGTTTGAACGTCTGATCCAGGTTTCGCTTGAGAAAAAGCTTGCGGTGGGCCTCGGCGCTGCGTTCATTCTCTTGCTTGGAATCGGGATCGTTTCTTATCGTAGTGCGGCTGACCTCATCGATCATGAATCCCGAGTCGTGCAAACGCATGAGATCAGAGAAACGATTGAGCAGCTGCTTCTCCTCCTAGAGGACTTGGAATCCAGGCAACTGATCGATCTGCTGACAGGTGAACGGCAATACCTACAATCATCTCGTGAAAAGCGTCAGACCATAGAGGCAGTCTTGCGCACCCTTGCTGCCCAGACGTTGGACAGTCAGGTTCAGCGAGAACACGTGCTGACGTTGCACCGTCTGATCGACTTGAGGTTGACACAATCCCGAACAGTCATCGACCTCAGGGATGTTGACAAGATAGACATCCATGAGATGAAGGCGCATCTCGACGCCGGTACAGAGACGATGAATAAGATCAAAGTCGTGCTCGGGAAGATGCGGGAGCAGGAGCAGATGTTACTGGCCGGCTGGTCGAAGCACACAGACAGCGCTGCTGCGTTCACATTGTCGCTCATTTTTGGTGGAACCCTCTTGACCATTGTCCTTGCCGGCGGCGGAGGGCTCGTGATCTTTTACGACTTGGCGAAACGCCGCCAGGCTGAGACAGCCGTCATGGTGGGGCACGCCCGCCAAGCCTTAATTTTGCGCAGTTTGCCCATTGTGATGTATTCCGCGAGGCCTTCGGGAGACTATGGGGCCTTGTGGGTGAGCGAGAACAGTGAGACGGTGACCGGTTATCCACCAAACAGTTTTGTGGATAACTCATCCCTTTGGGCATCGCGGCTCCATCCCGACGATCAAGAGAAGACTCTGGCGGAGTTCAACAACCTGTCCCAAACCGGCGCACTGGCGACTGAGTACCGCTGGCAGACATACGACGGCCAGTACCGCTGGTTCCGTGACCAAGCGGTGTTGATCCGACGGTCAGATGGAACCTCTCAAGAACTCGTCGGCCTCTTCGCCGACATCACCGCACAACGACAAACGGATGAACTGATTCGGAGACAGGCCGACATCATCAATCAAATCCAAGAAACGGTGATCACGGTTGATATGAACGGCTATGTGACGAGCTGGAATCACGGGGCGGAACGATTGCTTGGATATACGGTATACGAGGCCCTCGGCAAACATATCTCATTTGTCTACCCAATGGAGGACAGCGACTTCCTGGAACGTGACGTGCTTACTCCTGTCAAGGCCAAAGGGACCCATCAGGTCGAAATCCGGAGACGCACCAAGTCCGGAGCACTACGGGTTGCCCACCTGTCGCTCGTCTTGCTGCGGAATGACAGCGGTGCTCCAATCGGCATCGTCGGCTGTTCGATGGATATCACTGATCGAAAGCGCGGAGAGGAGGCGCTGCTTAATTCCCGCAACCAACTTGCGGCGCTGGCAGTTCGCTTGGAGTCGGTGCGTGAAGAAGAACGAGGAAGGATCGCGTTGGAGGCTCATGATGTGCTGGGGCAGGCCTTGACGGGCTTAAAACTGGATGTATCGTGGGTCTACAAGCAAATTATGGAATCGAACGGCTCGTTCGAGCCATCTGCTGTCCTGTCACGATTGGCTTCGTCGCTGGAGCTCGTGGATTCCACCATTCAATCGGTGCGGGAGATCGCGACGACGTTACGGCCCGGTGTGTTGGATCAACTCGGCCTGGAAGCCGCGGTTGAATGGCAAGCGCGTGAGTTTCGCCATCGGACCGGAATTGCCTGTACGACCAGTATTTCGCCGGACCGGATTGGTGTGGGGGATCAGCAATCGACCGCGCTCTTTCGCATCCTCCAGGAGGTCTTGACGAACGTGGCTCGGCATGCCCATGCTAGCAATGTGGACATCAGACTGGAAGAAACCCGCGACCATGTGATCATGCAAATCAGGGACAACGGCCAAGGCATCACCCCCGATGAAAAGTCCGGGCCGAAAGCATTCGGCCTGCTGGGGATGCGTCTACGTGCCAAACAGCAGGGCGGTGCGTTCGACATTCAGGGCAGGCCGGGAATCGGAACAACGGTCACCGTCAGGATGCCGCGATCTCCGACAAGCGATGATTAA
- the istB gene encoding IS21-like element helper ATPase IstB yields the protein MNAAQLERLRDQLTRLRLLKSRERLEALLQEAAVKELPYADFLDQVLGEEVASKTAKNIAMRTSLARFPFVKSLEVFDFSYQPSLDKKQIQQVATCHFIEHGENVVILGPPGVGKSHLAIGLGLQAIAQGYRVLFTTAAAMIATLTRALTENRLEDKLKLYTIPRLLIIDEIGYLPIDRTGANLFFQLISRRYEKGPMILTSNQSFGAWGEVFGDRVLATAILDRVLHHAITINIRGHSYRLKEKLKAGLVRVEEASTTT from the coding sequence ATGAACGCGGCGCAACTGGAACGGCTCCGTGACCAACTCACGCGCCTACGGCTCTTGAAGAGTCGGGAGCGGCTGGAGGCCCTCTTACAAGAAGCGGCCGTCAAGGAGCTGCCCTATGCCGACTTCCTCGACCAGGTGCTCGGCGAAGAAGTCGCGTCCAAGACCGCGAAGAACATTGCGATGCGGACGAGTTTGGCGCGATTTCCATTCGTCAAGAGTCTGGAGGTCTTCGACTTCAGCTACCAGCCTTCGTTGGATAAGAAGCAGATTCAGCAGGTGGCGACCTGCCACTTCATCGAGCACGGCGAGAATGTCGTGATCTTGGGGCCGCCCGGTGTGGGCAAAAGCCACCTGGCCATCGGGCTAGGGCTGCAAGCCATTGCCCAGGGCTATCGGGTGTTGTTCACGACAGCCGCCGCCATGATCGCTACGCTGACTCGGGCGCTCACGGAGAATCGGCTGGAGGACAAGCTGAAGCTCTATACCATTCCCCGGTTGCTGATCATTGATGAGATCGGCTATCTGCCCATTGACCGCACCGGGGCCAACTTGTTCTTTCAGCTCATCTCACGCCGCTATGAGAAGGGGCCGATGATTTTGACCAGTAACCAGAGTTTCGGGGCTTGGGGCGAGGTGTTTGGCGACCGGGTGCTGGCGACTGCGATCCTGGATCGGGTGCTCCACCACGCGATCACCATCAACATCCGGGGCCATTCCTACCGGCTGAAGGAGAAACTCAAAGCCGGACTTGTGCGGGTCGAAGAAGCGTCAACGACAACCTAA
- a CDS encoding NAD(P)/FAD-dependent oxidoreductase, translating to MTMLNGKPRVVILGGGFGGMYAALEFERALARGADLDVTLVNQDNFFLFTPMLHEVAASDLDITNIVSPIRRLLRRVTFFHGEIEAIDLAHKRVGLSHGHEVHCHSLPYDHLVLALGSTTNFFNIPGLADRALTMKSLDDAIVLRNHLIANLEEADYECGASLRAPLLNYVVAGGGFAGVETIAAMNDFLREAVQFFPHLRADMLRIILVSAGKVILPELGEELGAYAQRKLAEQQVEIHAHCKVTAVTDHDVTLSDGTTVPTNTLVWTAGTSPHALLDTLPCPKTKGRVLVNEYLEVPGWSGLWAFGDCALVPDLKTGGSHPPTAQHALREGRVAARNILATLRGERMKPFVYSTLGLLAPIGKRTGVANILGVNFSGFIAWWLWRTIYLLKLPRFEKKVLVALDWTLDVLFSKDLVHFRTKRSRIPHGTAKRQNPA from the coding sequence ATGACGATGTTAAACGGCAAGCCACGCGTGGTGATTCTGGGTGGGGGCTTCGGCGGGATGTATGCCGCGTTGGAATTCGAACGCGCCCTGGCGCGCGGCGCCGACTTGGACGTCACCCTCGTCAACCAGGACAACTTTTTCCTCTTCACCCCGATGCTGCATGAAGTCGCGGCGAGCGACCTGGATATCACCAATATCGTCAGCCCAATCCGCCGGCTGTTGCGTCGCGTGACCTTTTTTCATGGCGAGATCGAAGCCATCGATCTCGCGCACAAGCGCGTCGGTCTGTCGCATGGGCACGAGGTCCATTGCCACTCGCTGCCCTACGACCACCTGGTGCTGGCCCTCGGGTCCACCACGAACTTCTTCAACATCCCCGGCTTGGCAGACCGGGCGCTCACCATGAAATCGTTGGATGATGCGATTGTGCTGCGCAACCACCTCATCGCAAACCTGGAAGAGGCGGACTATGAGTGCGGGGCGTCACTCCGGGCGCCCCTCCTGAATTACGTTGTGGCCGGCGGCGGGTTTGCCGGGGTCGAGACCATCGCGGCCATGAATGACTTTCTGCGGGAGGCGGTGCAGTTCTTTCCGCATCTGCGGGCGGACATGCTGCGGATCATTCTGGTCAGTGCGGGCAAGGTCATCTTGCCGGAACTGGGAGAGGAACTCGGCGCCTATGCGCAGCGCAAACTCGCGGAGCAGCAGGTGGAAATCCATGCGCACTGTAAAGTCACCGCCGTGACGGACCACGACGTCACCCTCAGCGATGGGACGACGGTGCCGACCAATACGCTGGTCTGGACCGCCGGCACCAGCCCGCATGCCCTCTTGGACACCCTGCCCTGTCCGAAAACGAAAGGCCGGGTCCTCGTCAACGAGTACCTGGAAGTGCCCGGCTGGTCGGGCCTCTGGGCCTTCGGCGACTGTGCGCTCGTGCCGGATCTCAAGACCGGTGGCTCCCACCCCCCGACCGCGCAACATGCGCTGCGTGAAGGGCGAGTGGCGGCGCGGAATATCCTGGCCACCCTGCGAGGGGAGCGCATGAAGCCCTTCGTCTACTCGACGCTCGGGCTCCTGGCGCCCATCGGGAAGCGGACCGGGGTCGCGAACATTCTCGGCGTGAACTTCTCTGGCTTCATCGCCTGGTGGCTGTGGCGGACAATCTACTTGCTGAAACTGCCTCGCTTTGAGAAGAAAGTGCTTGTGGCCTTGGACTGGACGCTGGATGTGCTCTTCTCGAAGGATCTGGTCCACTTTCGAACGAAGCGCTCTCGTATCCCGCATGGGACCGCAAAGCGGCAGAACCCTGCCTGA
- a CDS encoding response regulator transcription factor, whose product MINILLADDHPYLRRGLTQILTDEFSGAVIGEASNVHELVEQAQQRRWDVVVLDLTMPGRGGLEGLHELKRLFPNLPVLVLSMHPEDQFAVRVLRAGGAGYLTKESAPQELVQAIKVVSRGGKYITPKTAELLASHLHQQSDHERPPHNSLSDREDQVFRLIAGGSTITEISDQLSLSIKTISTYRTRILEKLNLKTNADLARYAVQHHLVE is encoded by the coding sequence ATGATTAACATTCTCCTGGCAGACGATCACCCGTACCTGCGCCGAGGTCTGACGCAGATTCTCACCGATGAGTTTTCCGGAGCCGTGATCGGTGAGGCTTCGAACGTCCATGAGTTGGTCGAGCAAGCACAGCAACGCCGCTGGGATGTAGTTGTATTGGATTTAACCATGCCGGGACGCGGCGGGTTGGAGGGGTTGCACGAACTGAAACGGCTCTTCCCAAACCTTCCCGTGTTGGTATTGAGCATGCATCCGGAGGACCAGTTTGCCGTACGTGTGTTACGTGCCGGTGGAGCCGGCTATCTGACGAAGGAAAGCGCTCCCCAAGAATTGGTGCAGGCCATCAAGGTGGTTTCGCGCGGAGGGAAATACATCACACCCAAGACGGCTGAACTCCTGGCCTCGCACCTTCATCAACAGAGCGACCACGAGCGACCGCCTCACAATTCCTTGTCCGATCGCGAAGACCAGGTGTTTCGTCTGATTGCCGGCGGCAGTACGATCACGGAGATCTCCGACCAACTGTCCCTCAGCATCAAAACCATCAGTACCTACCGTACCCGCATCCTAGAGAAGCTGAATCTCAAGACCAATGCAGACCTGGCGCGCTACGCGGTACAACATCACCTCGTGGAATGA
- a CDS encoding peroxidase family protein, whose protein sequence is MRRSGRALRVMAWCYRALNRMVPWHRLPKLLGLLNLIALQHDLRRWNLYDTTPFAENTGKRCPFHATDLSARRAEGSHNDLQYPSMGQAGTPFGRNCPLNAIPVSQDPGGENPSPKTVSRVLLTRTQFIPATSVNLLLAAWIQFQVHDWFNHKRSDYPDTPIRLGPGDEWHEDPMMVRKTNEAPRSRGCPASMPVFLNTGTHWWDGSQLYGSDVTRQQLVRGEEQYGKLMLIDGRLPSMATIDADQPGIDLTGFNDNYWIGLSMFHTLFALEHNAICEALHVSYPLWTDEQLFQKARLINSALMAKIHTVEWTPALLQHPTADRAMRINWWGAFGEQIRKRFGRLSDNDVLGGLPGSPTDHHGVPYSLTEEFVAVYRLHPLIPDDYRFNSLTDPTACHYKSFREVEGNNTRPLMDQLGVENLWFSFGLAHPGKLTLGNFPRFLQDFKRIKLLQDGKEEILDVAAIDVFRDRERAVPRYNNFRRMLRMRPVRSFEELNREWAKTLRDVYDNDVERIDTLVGLLAEEPPEGFAISDTAFRIFTLMAPRRLKSDRFFTADFRPEVYTPMGIDWVQMNDLTSVLLRHYPTLAPALQGLGNAFFPWHNIHEPAGHKPT, encoded by the coding sequence ATGAGACGCTCGGGTAGGGCATTGCGCGTGATGGCGTGGTGTTATAGGGCATTGAACCGTATGGTCCCGTGGCACCGATTGCCGAAACTGCTGGGGCTTCTCAACCTGATCGCCCTTCAGCACGACCTTCGGCGATGGAATTTATACGACACGACCCCGTTTGCAGAAAACACGGGCAAGCGATGTCCATTTCATGCGACCGATCTTTCGGCACGACGGGCGGAGGGATCGCATAATGACCTGCAATACCCTTCGATGGGACAGGCAGGAACGCCGTTCGGCCGCAACTGTCCGTTGAATGCGATCCCAGTCTCGCAAGACCCCGGTGGCGAGAACCCCAGTCCCAAGACCGTCAGCCGTGTGCTCTTGACACGCACACAGTTCATTCCGGCCACCTCGGTGAATCTGCTCCTTGCCGCCTGGATTCAGTTTCAGGTGCATGACTGGTTCAATCATAAACGAAGCGATTACCCGGATACGCCGATTCGCTTAGGACCAGGCGACGAATGGCATGAGGACCCGATGATGGTCCGCAAAACCAACGAAGCGCCACGCTCGCGGGGCTGTCCCGCCTCCATGCCGGTCTTCTTAAACACCGGAACGCACTGGTGGGACGGATCCCAACTGTACGGAAGCGATGTCACCCGCCAACAGCTGGTCCGCGGTGAGGAGCAGTATGGCAAGCTCATGCTCATCGACGGACGCCTCCCATCGATGGCAACCATCGACGCGGACCAGCCAGGTATTGATCTCACGGGCTTCAACGACAATTATTGGATTGGCCTCAGCATGTTTCACACGCTTTTTGCGCTGGAGCACAACGCGATCTGCGAAGCCCTGCACGTCAGCTATCCGTTATGGACCGATGAACAACTCTTCCAAAAAGCCCGCCTGATCAACAGCGCCCTCATGGCCAAAATCCACACCGTGGAATGGACGCCCGCATTGCTGCAGCACCCAACGGCCGATCGCGCGATGCGGATCAATTGGTGGGGCGCGTTCGGAGAACAGATTCGCAAGCGATTCGGGCGATTGAGCGACAACGACGTGTTGGGAGGACTTCCAGGGTCTCCCACGGATCATCATGGCGTTCCCTATTCCCTGACCGAGGAGTTTGTCGCCGTCTATCGGCTGCATCCATTGATTCCCGACGACTATCGGTTCAACTCGCTCACAGACCCGACAGCTTGTCACTACAAGAGCTTCAGAGAAGTCGAAGGCAACAACACGCGCCCCCTGATGGATCAGCTGGGCGTCGAGAACCTGTGGTTCTCGTTCGGTCTGGCACATCCCGGGAAACTCACGCTGGGCAACTTTCCTCGCTTCCTTCAAGATTTCAAGCGGATCAAGCTGCTTCAGGACGGCAAGGAGGAGATCCTGGATGTGGCCGCGATCGACGTCTTCCGGGATCGTGAACGGGCGGTGCCTCGGTACAACAACTTCAGACGCATGTTGCGCATGCGCCCTGTCCGGAGCTTCGAAGAGTTAAACCGTGAATGGGCGAAAACACTCCGGGATGTGTATGACAATGATGTTGAGCGCATCGACACCCTGGTCGGGTTGCTCGCTGAAGAGCCGCCTGAGGGCTTTGCGATCAGCGACACTGCATTTCGTATCTTTACGCTCATGGCGCCGCGGAGGCTGAAGAGCGATCGGTTCTTCACGGCTGATTTTCGCCCGGAGGTGTATACCCCCATGGGAATCGATTGGGTGCAGATGAACGACCTGACGAGCGTCCTGCTTCGCCACTATCCGACGCTCGCTCCGGCCCTACAGGGATTGGGCAATGCGTTTTTCCCTTGGCATAACATTCACGAACCGGCTGGACACAAACCGACCTGA
- a CDS encoding universal stress protein, whose protein sequence is MLQEVEQKAESVDKETNLSVAGRILLAVDESENSHRVVQYVGSLLSRTPNAVITLFHVLKPMPRRFLEHGGSENPAVEAQLSVQLRNEQDAWIQKERESECHVLKEACETLAQSGFDMNRVAVKYGHDDDIARNILEEARSGHHDTIAVGRQGISRIKQIFGGGTTDHLLHAAKGFAIWVVA, encoded by the coding sequence ATGCTTCAAGAGGTAGAGCAAAAAGCAGAGAGTGTAGACAAGGAGACAAATCTATCGGTCGCTGGGCGAATTCTGCTGGCTGTGGACGAGTCCGAAAACTCCCATCGCGTGGTCCAGTATGTCGGATCTCTGCTGAGCCGAACGCCCAACGCCGTCATCACCCTCTTTCATGTGCTCAAACCCATGCCGCGGAGGTTCCTGGAACATGGTGGATCGGAGAATCCAGCGGTCGAGGCGCAATTGAGCGTACAGTTGCGCAATGAGCAGGACGCCTGGATTCAGAAGGAGCGGGAATCCGAATGTCATGTCCTGAAGGAGGCATGCGAAACACTGGCACAATCCGGGTTCGACATGAACCGCGTGGCGGTGAAGTATGGTCATGACGACGATATTGCCAGAAACATCCTCGAAGAGGCCCGCAGCGGGCATCACGATACCATTGCCGTGGGACGGCAGGGAATATCGCGGATCAAACAGATCTTCGGCGGCGGCACAACCGACCATCTCCTGCACGCCGCCAAGGGATTTGCGATTTGGGTGGTGGCATGA